A single region of the Montipora capricornis isolate CH-2021 chromosome 13, ASM3666992v2, whole genome shotgun sequence genome encodes:
- the LOC138028676 gene encoding uncharacterized protein, with the protein MAGIQQCWSYDDFDLDDDVFVSLEEAIRKKEESYFGNPKHYMLFSGAAMGSDTYWQKLGTKYGVRVKAFSFKTHGRNACGRVVLSDEQLQQADDFLHMANKTLKRRYPTGKPYVNNLLRRNWHQVKDTSAVFAIGKISVHGNIVEGGTGWAVQMAVDARKPVYVFDIVSSGWKMYDYGKKKFSIFKTVPRLSLNFTGIGTRALPENGKAAIEKVFQETFGKSPR; encoded by the coding sequence ATGGCGGGCATACAACAGTGTTGGAGTTATGATGATTTTGATCTTGATGACGatgttttcgtttctcttgaagaagccataagaaaaaaagaagaaagctacTTCGGTAACCCGAAGCATTACATGCTATTTTCTGGAGCTGCAATGGGAAGTGATACCTATTGGCAAAAATTAGGCACCAAATACGGGGTTCGCGTGAAGGCATTTTCCTTCAAGACTCATGGCAGGAATGCTTGTGGTAGAGTTGTTCTGTCCGATGAACAATTACAACAGGCTGATGACTTCTTACACATggcaaacaaaactttaaaacgaCGATATCCGACTGGGAAACCCTACGTAAATAATTTACTTCGAAGGAACTGGCACCAAGTCAAGGATACCAGTGCAGTGTTTGCAATTGGAAAAATTAGCGTCCACGGGAATATAGTTGAGGGCGGCACTGGGTGGGCTGTGCAGATGGCTGTGGACGCCAGGAAACCCGTTTACGTGTTTGACATTGTCAGCAGTGGGTGGAAAATGTATGACTATGGCAAGAAgaagttttcaatttttaagaCTGTTCCGAGACTGTCCTTAAATTTTACTGGAATCGGCACAAGAGCATTGCCTGAGAATGGGAAAGCTGCTATTGAAAAAGTATTCCAAGAAACGTTTGGAAAATCGCCAAGATAG